Proteins from a genomic interval of Diprion similis isolate iyDipSimi1 chromosome 10, iyDipSimi1.1, whole genome shotgun sequence:
- the LOC124411354 gene encoding uncharacterized protein LOC124411354: MGKKRNHDHSASKEEKKNEDLVERLKEIVTNIDRRYNKRKLEANITSTCLAWGTPRELTLSERSVTDKDLLVGLPIVIDRVRRVVEIALERVTGGTANADDNQIVAVGLVIARDILWVDHDSLGHSRHAGRSRSREFDNGSQQSLQESEEEREESQIQTQKNNEVVIVNEKLPAGPSAPETTVPVSTEQQASLTDQDIQKQPEHETDLQEDVLNVLGPRLEPDQKKAPSLHKDIVIRWMEIFKKGLSKEENKNLVEKYNIPENCGFIAAPVLNSEVIAAVQDNVKTRDKRITEKQERIASCMAAMGKAISITLKSDRQEKLELLEILSDTGRLLAFLQREESEIRRSLILANLNSSVREILTCSTVDGFLFGANLEEKIKTAKTIERASKDLCV, encoded by the exons atggGAAAGAAGAGGAACCACGATCATTCGGCATcgaaggaggagaagaaaaatgaagatttaGTTGAGAGACTGAAAGAAATAGTGACGAATATCGACCGGAGATATAACAAACGTAAGTTGGAGGCGAACATAACCTCTACGTGCTTGGCGTGGGGGACGCCACGAGAATTGACTCTTTCTGAAAGATCAGTTACTGACAAGGATTTGTTGGTCGGGCTCCCTATA GTTATAGATCGAGTTCGCCGCGTCGTCGAGATCGCTCTCGAACGCGTCACAGGAGGGACGGCGAATGCAGACGACAATCAGATCGTCGCAGTCGGTCTCGTAATCGCTCGCGATATTCTGTGGGTCGATCACGAC TCGCTCGGTCATTCTCGTCACGCAGGGCGTAGTCGCTCGAGAGAATTTGACAATGGTTCGCAACAATCTCTGCAGGAGTCGGAGGAAGAGCGAGAGGAGTCTCAGATACAGACTCAGAAAAATAACGAGGTGGTAATCGTTAATGAAAAGTTGCCAGCGGGTCCATCGGCACCTGAAACAACGGTCCCGGTCAGCACCGAACAGCAGGCGAGCTTGACCGATCAAGACATTCAGAAACAACCCGAGCATGAAACTGACCTTCAAGAGGACGTATTAAACGTACTTGGGCCACGTTTGGAACCAGACCAGAAGAAGGCCCCTTCATTGCACAAGGACATCGTTATTCGTTGGAtggaaatattcaaaaaaggGCTTTCCAAGGAGGAAAACAAGAACCTCGTggagaaatataatattccGGAAAACTGTGGGTTCATAGCTGCTCCGGTGTTGAACTCGGAGGTCATTGCCGCGGTACAAGATAACGTCAAAACAAGGGACAAGCGTATCACCGAGAAACAGGAGCGCATTGCTTCCTGTATGGCAGCCATGGGAAAAGCGATCTCCATTACGCTAAAATCGGATCGTCAAGAAAAACTCGAGTTGCTAGAAATTCTGAGTGACACAGGAAGACTCCTGGCGTTTCTCCAGAGGGAGGAATCAGAAATTCGTAGAAGCTTGATCCTCGCAAATCTCAACTCGTCCGTGAGAGAAATCTTGACGTGCTCGACAGTCGACGGTTTCCTGTTCGGGGCGAAcctggaagaaaaaatcaagacTGCGAAGACGATCGAGCGTGCATCGAAGGAC CTCTGTGTATAG
- the LOC124411356 gene encoding uncharacterized protein LOC124411356 — protein MKIESEMIAYANDTVIITSGNDWKEVYRKANTDMAKIKRWLENHKLTLNGTKTKCMPYKINKIKDPEDSQFLNLKIHTCGKYEPGCGCEEIEMKEHIKYLGITIDEKMKWTEHIKQTAARLRQTIHTLLNIRSIVTQDTMRKIYHALVHSIIEYGIITWGNAYQKNLRPLEIIQKMILRIAFWKPRYYPSNMLFATTKIPDVRQAYMKN, from the coding sequence ATGAAGATAGAATCAGAAATGATAGCCTACGCAAATGACACGGTAATAATAACGTCAGGAAATGACTGGAAGGAGGTTTATAGAAAAGCGAACACGGATATGGCAAAAATAAAGAGATGGCTAGAAAATCACAAACTAACCCTGAATGGGACCAAAACTAAGTGTATGCCgtataaaatcaataaaatcaaAGATCCTGAAGACAGTCAATTCCTAAATCTGAAAATACACACCTGCGGAAAATACGAACCAGGATGCGGCTGTgaagaaatagaaatgaaGGAACACATCAAATACCTGGGTATCacgatcgatgaaaaaatgaagtgGACTGAACACATAAAACAGACAGCAGCCAGACTACGACAAACAATTCACACGCTGCTCAATATCAGATCCATTGTAACACAGGACACGATGAGGAAAATCTATCATGCTCTAGTACACTCCATTATCGAATATGGAATAATAACATGGGGAAATGCataccaaaaaaatttgagaccaCTGGAAATAATACAAAAGATGATCCTACGAATAGCCTTTTGGAAACCTCGGTATTACCCTAGTAATATGCTGTTTGCCACCACAAAAATACCAGACGTACGCCAGGCATACATGAAGAACTAG
- the LOC124411355 gene encoding calponin homology domain-containing protein DDB_G0272472-like: MLTFLPRTVRVTPPRQQRNGLVSPRPLVDFMIERFCRTKSNLLRAFSVIEIKVIRLGAHTITIELHLEADVEFLREEVKNKEKRLRLEQEAIEQRKLELDRKSQQISENLRAQEAEIERRQKELEIREKTILNSNPETQQEIQDKPARDKNQKDKESESSIESVSKKMDQILARLAELETREKTDSKSILQAQSGNKENPASDVNDQQVESKIDIPEIKSGTQNLKKESKKQGNLGSSEATDDTKESEPRLDQGKPKISELRQNKIEIDQKLKPLIAKSLDITDKIANESQIRATEADTEVSPDPVMNQCSEAIQIEKIAEASKPTSDTEKFADGPSASVRKLADAPRANQINSKSVDYDRASIISDTSVQTKEEKINTEAEVLAKELIFRETEKEMRAKLKELRGVATSGSDLKPQELGAPDAPQYLVLDDDFEIRQRERELRQRERELQQRESELKRQKAKETIKEFKFQKTDKEAREKLKELRGGASGEDLQPQELGTHGAPEYLRLDDDFEIRQKERELKKRELQLEAQVKELERIKFNPRNKRELDLARREEELKTRELAVKNELAQFQQKNNENQNYENYRVSKAINQNINVPTLSLTEQSISVKDALAVVPKFDGKI, from the exons ATGTTAACGTTTTTACCGCGTACAGTACGCGTCACGCCGCCACGTCAGCAGCGAAACGGGCTGGT GAGTCCGCGACCTTTGGTCGATTTTATGATCGAGAGGTTTTGCCGGACGAAGTCCAATTTGCTGAGGGCATTCTCGGTAATAGAGATTAAGGTCATTCGTTT AGGCGCTCATACAATCACGATAGAACTTCACTTAG AGGCTGACGTGGAATTTTTGCgtgaagaagtgaaaaataaagagaaaagacTTAGATTAGAACAGGAAGCGATTGAACAACGAAAATTAGAGCTAGATAGAAAGTCACAACAAATAAGCGAAAATCTCCGGGCACAAGAAGCGGAGATTGAGCGCAGACAAAAAGAGTTAGAAAtcagagaaaaaacaattttaaactcAAATCCAGAAACGCAGCAGGAAATACAAGATAAGCCTGCGcgagataaaaatcaaaaggaTAAAGAATCAGAATCAAGTATAGAATCAGTTAGCAAGAAAATGGATCAAATACTTGCTAGGCTAGCAGAACTTGAGACTCGGGAAAAAACAGATTCCAAGTCAATTTTACAAGCGCAGTCGGGAAACAAAGAAAACCCGGCATCAGACGTCAATGATCAACAGGTAGAGTCAAAAATAGACATACCAGAAATAAAATCAGGAACTCaaaacctgaaaaaagaatcaaaaaaacaGGGTAACTTAGGATCTAGCGAAGCGACGGACGACACAAAAGAGAGCGAACCGCGGCTAGACCAGGGAAAACCAAAAATCAGCGAATTACGCcagaataaaatagaaatagatCAGAAGCTAAAGCCTTTAATCGCGAAAAGCTTAGACATTACCGATAAGATCGCGAACGAGTCCCAAATAAGAGCCACAGAAGCCGACACAGAGGTAAGTCCCGATCCGGTAATGAATCAATGTAGCGAAGCGATACAG ATAGAAAAGATTGCGGAAGCATCGAAACCAACGAGTGACACGGAGAAATTTGCCGACGGTCCGAGCGCTAGCGTAAGAAAGCTCGCCGACGCTCCGCGCGCGAATCAGATAAACAGCAAAAGTGTAGACTACGATCGCGCTTCAATTATATCAGACACGTCTGTGCAGactaaggaagaaaaaatcaatactGAAGCCGAAGTTCTTGCGAAGGAACTCATATTTCGTGAAACGGAGAAAGAAATGCGtgcgaaattgaaagaattgcGAGGTGTAGCGACGAGCGGTTCCGACCTAAAGCCACAAGAGCTAGGCGCACCCGACGCACCCCAATACCTGGTTTTGgacgatgattttgaaatccGACAACGCGAACGTGAGTTACGACAACGCGAACGCGAGTTACAACAACGCGAATCAGAACTAAAAAGGCAGAAAGCAAAAGAAACGATTAAagagttcaaatttcaaaagacaGACAAAGAGGCGcgcgaaaaattaaaagaactAAGAGGTGGAGCAAGCGGAGAAGACCTACAGCCACAAGAGCTGGGCACTCACGGCGCACCCGAGTATCTTCGATTAGACGACGACTTCGAAATCCGTCAAAAGGAACGCGAGCTTAAAAAACGTGAACTGCAATTAGAAGCACAGGTAAAAGAGTTAGAGCGTATAAAGTTTAATCCGCGAAACAAAAGGGAATTAGATTTAGCCCGCAGAGAAGAAGAACTAAAAACAAGAGAACTAGCTGTCAAAAACGAGTTAGCTCAATTTCAACAAAAGAATAACGAAAACCAAAATTACGAGAATTATCGAGTTTCAAAAGCAATCAATCAAAATATAAACGTTCCAACTTTATCATTGACCGAGCAGTCAATATCCGTAAAAGACGCGCTCGCAGTAGTGCCGAAATTCGACGGAAAAATATAA